Proteins co-encoded in one Quercus robur chromosome 8, dhQueRobu3.1, whole genome shotgun sequence genomic window:
- the LOC126694901 gene encoding uncharacterized protein LOC126694901 — translation MDTRVSTQLKSQSKEVGYEEKTAAVHDEMKRMNRLPANSTYATHRLRVLNKILQLMSIQRTVAQDQELELLFAGLSL, via the exons ATGGACACTAGAGTTAGTACTCAGTTAAAAAGTCAGTCGAAGGAAGTGGGTTATGAAGAGAAGACGGCTGCAGTTCATGACGAAATGAAGAGAATGAACCGACTTCCTGCTAACAGCACGTATGCTACTCATCGCTTGCGGGTTCTTAATAAGATACTGCAACTTATGTCCATTCAG AGAACTGTGGCACAGGATCAGGAGTTGGAGTTGCTTTTTGCTGGGCTATCTCTGTGA